One segment of Paraburkholderia bonniea DNA contains the following:
- a CDS encoding molybdopterin oxidoreductase family protein: MEHRSRTQNEQLEFKTTTCYMCACRCGIRVHMREGEVRYIDGNPDHPLNQGVICAKGAAGIMKQYSPARLTQPLLRKANAERGSAQFEAVSWEAAFAMLEKRLSHLRATDPKKFALFTGRDQMQALTGLFAKQFGTPNYAAHGGFCSANMAAGMIYTIGGSFWEFGGPDLDSARLFLMIGTAEDHHSNPLKIAISKFKRAGGRFIAINPVRTGYAAIADEWIPIRPGTDGALFMALIHELIEADAYDHEFVARFTNAGELLDINEASDTYGLFVRNHTAPERNPLFPQNHLWWDRATQRAVPHHTKGAQPALSGRYTLDDGTPVTPSFALLREQASSCTPEWAAGITGIPAATIRRLAAEMATTAREHKITLPIRWTDAWGETHETVTGNPIAFHAMRGLAAHSNGFQSVRALAVLMSLLGTIDRPGGFRHKSPFPRAVPPSAKPPNSPHDVQPNTPLANGPLGWPAAPEDLFIDDAGEPVRIDKAFSWEYPLAVHGVMHSVITNAWRGDPYHIDTLMIFMANMAWNSSMNTTEVRKMLVDKQDNGEYKIPFLVVCDAFQSEMTAFADLILPDTTYLERHDCMSMLDRPISEFDGPVDSVRVPVVPPTGECKPFQEVLIELASRLKLPAFTTAEGQRKFRDYPDFIVNHQTAPDSGVGFLIGWRGSDGSKALKGEPNPRQWEAYARNNCVFHYTLPESLQYMRNCNGPYLEWAVEQGLRKFGEPILIQLYSDVMQKFRLAAQGKTQGRQPPAHLRARVEHYFDPLPFWYPPLESDVTDNAKFPLAAITQRPMAMYHSWDSQNAWLRQIHGENYLFMNPLMAAQNGITDGSWIYVESQWGKVRCMARFSETVEPGTVWTWNAIGKAAGAWNLGTGASESQRGFLLNHLITDELPAAGKQDGRLSNSDPITGQAAWYDVRVRVYPAEPEADHTLPQFAPMAALPGETGMVSRIVQTYFAGHGEFAARLRRSIKRK; encoded by the coding sequence ATGGAACACCGTTCCCGCACGCAAAACGAGCAGCTCGAATTCAAGACCACGACGTGTTACATGTGCGCATGCCGGTGCGGCATCCGAGTCCATATGCGCGAAGGCGAGGTGCGCTACATCGACGGCAACCCGGACCATCCGCTCAATCAAGGCGTGATCTGCGCCAAGGGCGCGGCGGGAATCATGAAGCAGTATTCCCCCGCACGCCTCACGCAACCGCTGCTGCGCAAGGCAAATGCCGAACGCGGCAGCGCGCAGTTCGAAGCGGTTTCGTGGGAAGCCGCTTTCGCCATGCTCGAAAAGCGTTTGTCTCATCTACGTGCCACCGACCCGAAAAAATTCGCGCTGTTCACCGGACGCGACCAGATGCAGGCACTAACCGGACTCTTCGCCAAACAGTTCGGTACACCGAACTACGCAGCACATGGCGGTTTTTGCTCGGCCAATATGGCGGCGGGCATGATCTACACCATCGGTGGCTCGTTCTGGGAATTCGGCGGCCCTGATCTCGACAGCGCCCGGCTCTTCCTGATGATCGGTACGGCGGAGGACCATCATTCAAACCCGCTCAAGATTGCCATCTCGAAGTTCAAGCGCGCGGGCGGGCGTTTTATCGCTATCAACCCAGTACGCACGGGTTATGCCGCCATCGCTGACGAGTGGATTCCGATTCGCCCTGGCACTGACGGTGCGCTGTTCATGGCGCTAATTCATGAGCTGATTGAAGCCGATGCTTACGATCATGAATTCGTCGCCCGCTTCACCAACGCAGGCGAGCTGCTCGATATAAACGAGGCGAGCGATACCTACGGCCTGTTTGTACGCAATCACACTGCCCCGGAACGCAATCCGCTGTTTCCGCAGAATCACCTCTGGTGGGATCGAGCAACGCAACGTGCTGTGCCCCATCACACGAAGGGGGCTCAGCCCGCACTCTCGGGCCGGTACACGCTCGATGACGGCACGCCGGTCACGCCTTCGTTTGCGTTGCTGCGTGAACAGGCCTCAAGTTGCACCCCCGAATGGGCCGCCGGCATTACCGGCATCCCTGCCGCGACTATCCGCCGCCTCGCCGCTGAAATGGCCACCACTGCGCGCGAGCACAAGATCACGTTGCCAATCCGCTGGACCGATGCCTGGGGAGAGACTCACGAAACCGTGACCGGCAACCCCATTGCTTTCCACGCGATGCGCGGGCTAGCGGCACATTCAAACGGCTTCCAGTCGGTTCGCGCTCTCGCGGTACTGATGTCACTGCTCGGCACGATTGACCGGCCAGGCGGGTTCCGCCACAAATCGCCATTCCCGCGCGCCGTGCCGCCATCAGCGAAACCGCCGAACAGCCCGCATGACGTGCAGCCCAACACACCACTAGCCAACGGTCCGCTTGGCTGGCCCGCAGCACCAGAAGACCTGTTTATTGATGACGCTGGCGAGCCGGTACGAATCGACAAGGCGTTCTCGTGGGAATACCCGCTCGCCGTGCATGGCGTGATGCACAGCGTGATTACGAATGCATGGCGGGGAGACCCGTATCACATTGATACGCTGATGATCTTCATGGCCAACATGGCGTGGAATTCGTCGATGAACACGACCGAAGTGCGCAAGATGCTGGTCGACAAGCAGGATAACGGCGAGTACAAGATTCCCTTTCTCGTGGTTTGCGACGCGTTCCAGTCAGAGATGACCGCATTCGCAGACCTGATCCTCCCCGACACGACTTACCTTGAACGGCACGATTGCATGTCGATGCTTGACCGGCCGATCTCCGAGTTCGACGGTCCAGTCGATTCCGTGCGTGTGCCGGTCGTGCCGCCCACTGGCGAGTGCAAACCGTTTCAGGAAGTGCTGATCGAACTGGCAAGCCGCTTGAAGCTCCCGGCCTTCACCACGGCCGAAGGTCAACGCAAGTTCCGTGACTATCCGGATTTCATCGTCAATCACCAGACCGCACCTGACTCCGGTGTTGGCTTTCTGATCGGCTGGCGGGGCAGCGACGGCAGCAAGGCACTCAAGGGCGAGCCCAATCCACGTCAGTGGGAAGCCTATGCCAGGAACAATTGCGTCTTCCACTACACGCTGCCCGAATCGCTGCAATACATGCGCAACTGCAATGGACCGTATCTGGAGTGGGCCGTGGAGCAAGGTTTGCGCAAATTCGGCGAACCGATCCTGATCCAGCTGTACTCGGATGTCATGCAGAAATTCCGCCTCGCAGCACAAGGCAAGACCCAGGGACGCCAACCGCCCGCGCACCTGCGCGCACGCGTAGAGCACTACTTTGATCCATTGCCATTCTGGTACCCGCCGCTGGAAAGCGATGTCACCGACAACGCAAAGTTTCCGCTCGCGGCAATCACCCAGCGCCCGATGGCGATGTACCACTCATGGGATTCGCAAAATGCGTGGCTGCGCCAAATCCACGGTGAGAACTATCTGTTCATGAACCCGCTGATGGCGGCGCAAAACGGTATTACAGACGGCAGCTGGATTTACGTCGAATCGCAATGGGGCAAAGTGCGTTGCATGGCACGCTTTAGCGAAACGGTCGAGCCTGGAACGGTATGGACCTGGAACGCGATCGGCAAGGCTGCAGGCGCGTGGAATCTCGGCACCGGTGCCAGCGAATCGCAACGCGGCTTTTTGCTGAACCACTTGATTACGGACGAGCTGCCCGCTGCCGGAAAGCAGGATGGACGCTTATCCAATTCAGATCCCATTACCGGCCAGGCAGCGTGGTACGACGTCCGCGTGCGGGTCTATCCAGCCGAACCCGAGGCAGATCACACACTGCCCCAGTTCGCCCCGATGGCCGCACTGCCGGGCGAAACCGGCATGGTGTCGCGCATCGTGCAAACCTATTTCGCGGGGCACGGCGAATTCGCCGCGCGGCTACGCCGATCCATCAAACGCAAATAG
- the pta gene encoding phosphate acetyltransferase, which produces MKPINHVIERARTHPMRIVLSEAEDLRVLQSAQRVSDERIAHVILVGNTARSRQIAAAAGLDLSGVELVDPLTSPLGPALCQSLYELRAAKGMTLDEARREALKPLCFANLMVRLGHADGTVSGAVHATADVVRSAIQIIGVDPSFKLVSSFFLMLLCEPFHTLKGSLIFSDCALVVDPDAAQLAGIAIAAADSAQHLLLDQPRVAMLSFSTSGSARHAAVDKVVEATRLIRQQRPNLDVDGDVQLDAALVAEIAERKIEHSQVHGRANVLVFPSLEAGNIGYKLAERIGRAKAIGPLLQGLRQPANDLSRGCSADDIYYVIAVTVVQAQAAQAAQTAALELEGRS; this is translated from the coding sequence ATGAAGCCGATTAACCACGTCATCGAGCGCGCCCGAACCCATCCCATGCGCATCGTCTTAAGCGAAGCGGAGGATCTGCGGGTTCTTCAGTCGGCGCAACGCGTGAGCGACGAACGCATTGCTCACGTCATCCTGGTGGGCAACACCGCACGTAGCCGTCAAATCGCCGCAGCCGCTGGCCTCGACCTCTCGGGCGTTGAACTCGTAGACCCCCTCACCTCGCCGCTCGGGCCCGCCCTGTGCCAAAGCCTCTACGAACTGCGCGCGGCAAAAGGCATGACCCTCGACGAGGCACGCCGGGAAGCGCTCAAGCCACTCTGCTTTGCCAATCTGATGGTGCGCCTCGGACACGCCGACGGCACCGTCTCCGGTGCAGTTCACGCCACGGCCGACGTGGTCCGCAGCGCGATCCAGATCATTGGCGTAGATCCCTCATTCAAGCTGGTTTCCAGCTTCTTCCTGATGCTGCTGTGCGAGCCGTTTCATACGCTCAAAGGCAGCCTGATCTTCTCTGATTGCGCACTGGTAGTAGACCCCGACGCCGCGCAACTGGCCGGGATCGCCATCGCGGCAGCGGACAGCGCACAGCACCTGCTGCTGGATCAGCCACGCGTGGCCATGCTGTCGTTTTCGACCAGCGGCAGCGCCCGGCATGCTGCCGTCGATAAAGTGGTCGAAGCGACACGCCTGATCCGGCAGCAGCGCCCGAACCTCGACGTCGATGGCGATGTGCAACTCGACGCGGCACTCGTCGCCGAGATCGCCGAACGCAAGATCGAACACTCACAGGTTCACGGCCGGGCCAACGTGCTGGTGTTCCCGAGTCTCGAAGCCGGCAACATCGGCTACAAGCTCGCCGAACGCATAGGACGAGCGAAGGCCATCGGCCCGTTATTGCAAGGCCTGCGACAACCCGCCAACGATCTCTCACGAGGCTGTAGCGCAGACGATATCTATTACGTCATCGCTGTGACGGTGGTTCAGGCGCAGGCGGCACAGGCGGCGCAGACTGCAGCGCTTGAGCTTGAAGGACGCAGTTAG
- a CDS encoding 2-aminoethylphosphonate--pyruvate transaminase — protein MTQPSALTPAVSETGDPLLLTPGPLTTSRTVKAAMMHDWGSRDARFISINHAVLAQLAEIVHGEGAYVTVPVQGSGSFAVEAMLTSFVPRAGKVLLLINGAYGLRAKRMLDIAGRETVVYASAEDTPPDLAQVEALLRQTPSITHVFAVHCETTSGILNPVAEIGALAAKYKKSFLLDAMSAFGAVPLNAPALQADAVTASSNKCLEGVPGLSFVVCRREALAATQGNATTLVLDLLDQWRNFESTGQYRFTPPTHVIAALHQALDEFAAEGGVEGRGGRYRNNCRILIEGMTALGFEPLLKDGLQAPIIVTFRMPKHPRFDFQHFYDGLKTRGFVIYPGKLTVAESFRIGCIGRIHETEMRGLIAAVHDVLKEMEITGVADAVRS, from the coding sequence ATGACTCAACCCTCAGCCTTGACCCCCGCTGTATCCGAAACAGGTGATCCATTGCTGCTGACGCCGGGGCCGTTGACGACCTCGCGCACCGTCAAGGCGGCGATGATGCATGACTGGGGTTCGCGCGATGCGCGCTTCATCTCGATCAACCACGCGGTGCTCGCGCAACTCGCTGAGATCGTTCACGGCGAGGGCGCTTATGTCACGGTGCCGGTGCAAGGTTCAGGCTCGTTTGCCGTGGAAGCCATGTTGACGAGTTTTGTGCCGCGCGCTGGAAAGGTGTTGCTGCTCATCAACGGGGCCTATGGCTTGCGCGCGAAACGCATGCTGGATATCGCCGGGCGCGAGACCGTCGTTTATGCGTCAGCCGAAGACACTCCGCCAGATCTCGCTCAAGTCGAGGCGCTATTGCGCCAAACGCCTTCGATCACGCATGTTTTTGCGGTTCATTGCGAGACCACCTCGGGCATTCTCAATCCCGTTGCCGAGATCGGCGCGCTGGCGGCGAAGTACAAAAAAAGCTTTCTGCTTGATGCAATGAGCGCTTTCGGCGCGGTGCCGCTCAATGCACCCGCGCTACAGGCGGACGCGGTAACCGCGTCGTCAAACAAGTGTCTGGAGGGGGTGCCTGGACTTAGCTTCGTCGTCTGCCGACGCGAGGCGCTGGCCGCGACCCAGGGCAATGCCACCACGCTGGTCCTTGATCTGCTGGACCAATGGCGGAATTTCGAAAGCACCGGGCAATACCGCTTCACGCCGCCTACGCACGTGATCGCTGCACTGCATCAGGCGCTCGATGAATTCGCGGCGGAAGGTGGCGTGGAGGGGCGTGGCGGGCGATACCGGAACAACTGCCGCATCTTGATCGAAGGTATGACGGCGCTCGGTTTCGAGCCGCTGCTCAAGGACGGGCTGCAAGCGCCGATCATCGTTACATTCCGGATGCCGAAACATCCTCGCTTTGATTTTCAGCATTTCTATGACGGGTTGAAAACCCGTGGTTTCGTGATTTATCCGGGCAAGCTGACCGTCGCGGAATCGTTTCGTATCGGCTGCATTGGACGGATTCACGAGACAGAGATGCGTGGCCTGATCGCCGCTGTACACGACGTGCTGAAGGAAATGGAAATAACGGGCGTGGCTGATGCGGTGCGGTCCTGA
- a CDS encoding ClcB-like voltage-gated chloride channel protein: MLSFLLTLRTRIQLRLRLFDSHSMLVWAVVAGVAGALATAAFRLSIDELQRLSGGAHGDFVEMARHLPWPMRVALPAVGGLIAGLCLLLARRRAADPGCVEYMEVVTLGNGVVPVWQSFWRSVSSLLSIASGGSIGREGSMVQLAALCASLIGRWIHFDPPRLRLLVACGAAAGITSAYNAPIAGAFFVTELVLGSIAMESFGPIVVSSVVANITMRQFPGYRPTYEMPVFPAVTGVEVLLFVLLGLICGVLAPQFLRLLATAKTRFAALPLPLPFRLALGGLIVGVISIGYPEVWGNGYEVVNSILHQAWTWEVLIAVLFFKIIATAATVGSGAVGGTFTPALFVGAVTGCLFGLAAHAIWPAATSAPFAYAMVGMGAFLAAATHAPLMAILLIFEMTLSYQVMLPLMLACVVAFFIARASAQTSMYEVTLRRQRNEKERLHLAATLMGALVQPASTVVPLDAEVKSMTRLFLEYPVKYLYVVDAAGQFRGVVALKDIASDLLDARDTATKSAADYLQPHVDVLTPDMSLGEALQHFLAFQGERLPVIRCVTQPVLLGVVYKSSLLEAYFRLNQPNC; encoded by the coding sequence GTGCTTTCATTTCTCCTCACGCTACGCACCCGCATTCAACTCCGCCTACGCCTCTTCGACTCGCACAGCATGCTCGTCTGGGCAGTGGTGGCCGGCGTGGCTGGGGCGCTGGCGACGGCAGCGTTTCGCCTCAGTATTGATGAGCTACAACGGCTGTCTGGCGGCGCACACGGGGACTTCGTCGAGATGGCTCGCCATCTGCCCTGGCCCATGCGCGTTGCCCTGCCTGCGGTGGGTGGCCTTATCGCAGGCCTGTGTTTGCTGCTCGCCCGGCGCCGTGCGGCTGATCCTGGCTGCGTCGAATATATGGAGGTCGTGACGCTCGGCAATGGCGTGGTGCCGGTCTGGCAAAGTTTCTGGCGCAGCGTGTCATCGCTGCTCTCGATTGCCAGCGGCGGCTCTATCGGACGCGAGGGCTCGATGGTGCAACTCGCAGCGCTCTGCGCATCGCTGATCGGACGCTGGATTCACTTCGATCCACCACGTCTGCGCTTGCTCGTCGCGTGCGGTGCAGCGGCCGGCATCACCTCGGCTTATAACGCGCCAATTGCAGGGGCCTTTTTCGTAACCGAGCTTGTGCTCGGCTCCATCGCAATGGAAAGCTTCGGCCCAATCGTGGTCTCGTCCGTCGTGGCAAACATCACGATGCGCCAGTTTCCAGGGTATCGGCCCACTTATGAAATGCCAGTGTTCCCAGCGGTGACGGGCGTGGAAGTGCTGTTGTTCGTGCTGCTGGGATTGATCTGCGGCGTACTTGCACCACAGTTTTTGCGCCTGCTCGCAACAGCAAAAACGCGCTTTGCCGCACTGCCTTTGCCGCTTCCGTTCCGTCTTGCGCTAGGCGGATTGATTGTCGGCGTGATTTCTATCGGGTATCCCGAGGTGTGGGGCAACGGCTACGAAGTCGTCAATTCAATCCTGCATCAGGCGTGGACCTGGGAAGTGCTCATCGCCGTGTTGTTCTTCAAGATAATCGCCACCGCCGCTACGGTGGGTTCGGGTGCGGTCGGCGGCACCTTCACGCCAGCGCTATTCGTGGGCGCGGTAACCGGTTGCCTGTTTGGACTCGCGGCGCACGCTATCTGGCCAGCGGCAACGTCCGCACCGTTCGCTTACGCGATGGTCGGCATGGGCGCGTTCCTCGCTGCCGCCACGCATGCGCCGCTGATGGCGATTTTGTTGATCTTCGAAATGACGCTGAGCTATCAGGTCATGCTGCCGTTGATGCTGGCTTGTGTGGTGGCGTTTTTTATCGCACGAGCATCGGCACAGACCTCGATGTACGAAGTCACGCTGCGCCGTCAGCGCAACGAGAAAGAGCGCCTGCATCTAGCCGCGACGCTGATGGGCGCACTCGTGCAACCAGCCAGCACGGTGGTGCCGCTTGATGCCGAGGTGAAAAGCATGACCCGGTTGTTTCTCGAATATCCGGTGAAATACCTTTATGTCGTCGATGCCGCAGGCCAGTTTCGCGGTGTCGTCGCGCTGAAGGACATCGCGTCTGATTTGCTCGATGCACGCGACACCGCGACGAAATCAGCAGCGGATTATCTGCAACCGCATGTCGATGTGCTGACACCGGACATGTCGTTAGGCGAAGCACTGCAGCATTTCCTTGCGTTTCAAGGTGAGCGCTTGCCGGTTATCCGCTGCGTAACGCAGCCCGTGTTGCTGGGCGTGGTGTACAAAAGCTCACTGCTGGAAGCGTATTTCCGCCTGAATCAGCCGAATTGCTGA
- a CDS encoding cobaltochelatase CobT-related protein, whose translation MAPATDRQAVRRRERRENLCAATVRALTGDAALEYRDGRLCRDLRPLPFHAPHLRHDTQSSRLETLRGVTDGAALRLMHSAANLHARLCPADPVERLVFELLEQLRCESLTPQGMPGLADNLRHQFEAWSRRFYRSGQAESHLGNLLYTVAQISWSHLSGWPVLEENDGLIEATRAAITPTLGASLVGLRRHRAEQSAFALHALEMARLVSAMIHAARAQEKPGHHTTGNADEATLTALSLWFDGEDFENADINTPLIAASDGDGDDVKHAGKTSSATGYRVFTTRYDRELHPHLLIRPVMLAEYRQRLDEHLATQHLNLPRLSHALRLALALPQRDGWSFGEEHGQLDGRRLAQLISSPAEKRLFLLSRNTLQADCTISFLLDCSGSMRTHIEAVAVMVDVLVRALEHAGVTTEVLGFTTGAWNGGRARLDWLARGSPARPGRLSERSHMVFKEASTRWRRARNGIATLFKADLFREGVDGEAIDWACLRLLARPERRRIMIVISDGSPMDRATDLANAPGYLEQHLRAVIARHETARKVDVLGLGIGLDLSRFYRHCLAIDLSAMPTMALFSELVRWISNGGRPVTGAR comes from the coding sequence ATGGCCCCGGCAACGGACCGGCAAGCGGTGCGCCGCCGCGAACGACGCGAGAACCTGTGTGCTGCGACGGTCCGCGCGCTCACGGGTGATGCCGCGCTTGAGTACCGTGATGGCCGCCTGTGCCGCGACCTGCGCCCGCTGCCGTTCCATGCGCCACATCTGCGCCACGACACCCAGAGCAGCCGTCTTGAGACACTGCGCGGCGTGACCGACGGCGCAGCGCTACGCCTCATGCATTCCGCTGCGAACCTCCACGCCCGGTTATGCCCGGCTGATCCAGTCGAACGCCTGGTGTTCGAACTGCTGGAGCAATTGCGTTGCGAAAGTCTGACGCCGCAAGGCATGCCAGGGCTGGCTGACAATCTGCGGCATCAGTTCGAAGCGTGGTCGCGCAGGTTTTATCGCTCGGGTCAGGCTGAAAGCCATCTCGGCAATCTGCTCTATACCGTCGCGCAAATTTCGTGGTCGCATCTTTCTGGCTGGCCGGTGCTTGAAGAAAACGACGGGCTAATCGAGGCCACACGCGCAGCGATCACGCCAACGCTGGGCGCGTCGCTGGTGGGATTGCGGCGGCATCGAGCGGAGCAAAGCGCCTTCGCGCTCCATGCGCTGGAGATGGCACGCCTCGTGAGCGCCATGATCCACGCAGCGCGCGCTCAGGAAAAACCCGGCCACCACACCACGGGCAACGCCGATGAGGCCACCCTCACCGCGTTATCGCTATGGTTCGACGGCGAAGACTTCGAGAACGCCGATATCAACACACCGCTGATCGCCGCTAGCGATGGCGATGGTGATGACGTAAAGCACGCCGGGAAGACATCCTCCGCTACGGGCTATCGGGTTTTCACCACGCGCTACGACCGCGAGCTTCATCCGCACTTGCTCATCCGCCCGGTGATGCTTGCCGAGTATCGGCAGCGGCTTGATGAACACCTCGCCACGCAACACCTCAACCTCCCTCGCCTATCCCACGCGTTACGGCTTGCGTTGGCGCTGCCGCAACGCGATGGCTGGTCGTTTGGCGAAGAGCACGGCCAGCTCGATGGCAGACGCCTCGCCCAGCTCATCAGTTCTCCGGCGGAAAAGCGTCTGTTTCTGCTCAGCCGAAACACGCTGCAAGCCGATTGCACCATCAGTTTCCTGCTCGACTGCTCGGGCTCGATGCGCACGCATATTGAAGCGGTGGCCGTAATGGTCGATGTCCTCGTGCGGGCGCTGGAGCACGCGGGCGTGACAACCGAAGTGCTGGGCTTCACCACCGGTGCCTGGAACGGCGGGCGCGCCCGGCTGGACTGGCTGGCACGCGGAAGTCCCGCTCGCCCCGGACGGCTCAGTGAACGCTCGCACATGGTGTTCAAGGAAGCCTCTACGCGGTGGCGGCGAGCGCGTAACGGAATTGCCACGCTCTTCAAGGCTGATCTGTTCCGCGAAGGGGTAGACGGCGAAGCCATCGACTGGGCCTGCCTGCGCTTGCTGGCGCGCCCCGAACGCAGACGCATCATGATCGTGATTTCGGACGGTAGCCCGATGGATCGCGCCACCGACCTCGCCAACGCTCCCGGCTATCTCGAGCAGCATTTGCGCGCCGTGATTGCACGCCACGAAACCGCGCGAAAAGTCGACGTGCTAGGTCTCGGCATCGGACTGGACCTTAGCCGTTTCTATCGCCACTGCCTCGCCATAGACCTATCCGCGATGCCCACTATGGCGCTCTTTAGCGAACTGGTGCGCTGGATCAGCAACGGCGGCAGGCCTGTAACAGGCGCGCGATAG
- a CDS encoding AAA family ATPase, whose protein sequence is MTKPDKLVSVRALFGIDSALMVPAFSEPDDHVPEIDEAYRFNQEVTIAILAGFAHNRRVMLQGLHGTGKSTHLEQVAARLNWPCVRINLDGHISRLDLVGKDAVVVRDGMQVTEFQEGIVPWALQRPVALIFDEYDAGRPDVMFVLQRLLERDGRFTLLDQNRVLRPHPYFRMFSTTNTVGLGNLNGLYHGTQLLNHAQMDRWNVVATLNYLPRTEEMAIVLARVPELADHAGRALLEAMVSVAELTRKGFMTGDLSTLMSPRTVIDWAENCRIFHDPARAFRLSFLNKCDEAERPVIAEYFQRCFGTELDEIAGEKNLETESR, encoded by the coding sequence ATGACCAAGCCGGACAAACTGGTTTCCGTGCGCGCGTTGTTCGGCATTGATTCCGCGCTGATGGTCCCGGCCTTCAGCGAACCTGACGACCATGTTCCGGAAATCGACGAGGCTTACCGCTTCAATCAGGAAGTGACCATCGCTATCCTCGCGGGCTTTGCCCACAATCGCCGCGTCATGCTGCAAGGGCTGCATGGCACGGGCAAATCGACCCACCTCGAACAAGTCGCGGCCCGGCTCAACTGGCCATGCGTGCGCATCAATCTCGATGGACATATCAGCCGTCTCGACCTGGTTGGAAAAGATGCTGTCGTGGTGCGCGACGGCATGCAGGTGACCGAGTTCCAGGAGGGCATCGTGCCGTGGGCTTTACAGCGGCCGGTCGCGCTGATCTTTGATGAATACGACGCGGGGCGTCCAGACGTGATGTTCGTGCTTCAACGCCTTTTGGAGCGCGACGGCAGATTTACCCTGCTCGACCAAAACCGCGTGCTGCGCCCACATCCGTATTTCCGTATGTTCTCGACGACCAATACCGTCGGGCTCGGCAACCTGAACGGCCTGTATCACGGCACCCAGTTGTTGAATCACGCGCAGATGGATCGCTGGAACGTCGTCGCTACGCTCAATTACCTGCCACGAACGGAAGAAATGGCGATCGTGCTCGCACGCGTGCCGGAACTCGCCGATCACGCAGGCCGCGCGTTGCTCGAAGCGATGGTGAGCGTGGCCGAACTCACGCGCAAAGGCTTTATGACTGGCGACCTATCGACGCTCATGTCGCCTCGCACGGTGATCGACTGGGCAGAGAACTGCCGGATTTTTCATGATCCCGCGCGCGCGTTCCGTCTGAGCTTCCTCAACAAGTGCGATGAAGCTGAGCGGCCGGTTATCGCGGAGTATTTCCAGCGCTGCTTCGGCACTGAGCTGGACGAAATTGCCGGAGAAAAAAACCTGGAAACGGAGTCTCGCTAA